One genomic region from Anabaena sp. PCC 7108 encodes:
- a CDS encoding lipopolysaccharide assembly protein LapB: MNNQEIPTDNNDNSLQTILRAIRLSQGQLSLIFLRCNYAKLRQQIAAQLKEVSSIPIQEITLSESIKSLYNQISQELGNEQPQALIISGLDSVKNIDSILSLSNQIREEFRKNFPFPILIWIDDQILKKIIRVAPDLENWGSIIDFENDTDDLIDFLQETTAEIFTNDVIPSPQVYKEIESASQDLQNRGEDITPEIQAGLEFAFGLREYQQDHLDDALIYYQRSLEFWQTHNNLERHGILLVKISLVYTRKAEISNTENQETWQNARDNLQQALGIFEQAERLDLVIEYINRLGEILRHLKAWNDLESLAKKSLKLYENISSINVVTIHELSLQQIRLGRNYGFLAEVAFKNQEWERGKQYIQQALNILMNIPNLPSQEYGLYRLFLALSQIFLGEISAAIKTLETARNESHPQYNPKLYIDILEQLNLLYFQEKQYLKAFEIKQKRLQIKQQYGFTAFIGASYLNPQRKVIKSENSDIENIGTIAQEISASGREQDVKRLRGRIAGNEHKLTVIHGQSGVGKSSILQGGLIPALQQEPIGERDALPILLRVYTNWVENLGQNLKIETNEYSRDTIIQQLRKNETRNLLTVLIFDQFEEFFFVYTDQKQRRQFYDFLRICLDIPFVKIVLSLREDYLHYLLELDRLVNLTVTNNNILDKNIRYYLGNFSPADAKAVIKSLTAKINFYLQPELIDELVKDLAGDIGEVRPIELQIVGTQLQSEQIKTLEKYQEFGKEKLVEKFLEDVIKDCGAENEQTARLVLYLLTDENGTRPLKTRAELVEQLAAGIKNLDLVLNIFVASGLVLLLPESPADRYQLVHDYLVEFIRQQQEPKLKEVLEELERERKQRKLAEEELQQALERELKREKKQRQQAEEELKKAEEAKRILAEANKKATQRIRIGSGVLFIAIVLVGIATVLVIQTYHVRNIIYL; the protein is encoded by the coding sequence ATGAATAATCAAGAAATTCCCACTGATAATAACGATAATTCCTTACAAACCATATTAAGAGCAATTAGATTATCTCAAGGTCAATTATCACTTATTTTCCTCCGCTGCAATTATGCTAAATTACGTCAACAGATAGCAGCACAACTCAAAGAAGTTTCTTCCATACCCATTCAAGAAATTACTTTATCAGAATCAATTAAAAGTTTGTATAACCAAATATCTCAAGAATTGGGAAATGAACAACCACAAGCTTTAATAATTTCTGGTTTAGACTCTGTAAAAAACATTGACTCAATTTTGAGTTTATCAAATCAAATTCGAGAAGAATTCAGGAAAAACTTTCCCTTTCCCATTCTAATTTGGATAGATGATCAAATTCTCAAAAAAATCATCAGAGTCGCACCAGATTTAGAAAACTGGGGGAGTATTATTGACTTTGAAAATGATACTGATGATTTAATTGATTTTCTACAAGAAACAACAGCAGAAATTTTTACTAATGATGTTATTCCTAGTCCTCAAGTTTACAAAGAAATAGAATCTGCAAGTCAGGATTTACAAAACAGAGGAGAAGACATTACCCCAGAAATACAAGCAGGTTTAGAATTTGCTTTTGGTTTACGAGAATATCAACAAGATCATTTAGATGATGCTTTAATTTATTATCAACGAAGTTTGGAATTTTGGCAAACTCATAATAATTTAGAACGTCACGGTATTCTCTTAGTTAAAATTTCCTTAGTTTATACTCGAAAAGCTGAAATCAGTAATACTGAAAATCAAGAAACATGGCAAAATGCTAGAGATAATTTACAGCAAGCTTTAGGGATTTTTGAACAAGCAGAAAGATTAGATTTAGTAATTGAATATATCAACCGATTGGGTGAAATATTACGACATTTAAAAGCATGGAATGATTTAGAATCTCTCGCTAAAAAATCACTAAAATTATATGAAAATATCTCTTCTATTAATGTAGTGACAATTCATGAATTGTCCCTACAGCAAATTAGATTAGGTCGAAATTATGGCTTTTTAGCAGAAGTAGCTTTTAAAAATCAAGAGTGGGAAAGAGGAAAGCAATACATACAGCAAGCACTAAATATTTTAATGAATATTCCTAATTTACCATCTCAAGAATATGGTTTATATCGCTTATTTTTAGCTCTTTCTCAAATATTCTTAGGAGAAATTTCAGCAGCAATTAAAACTTTAGAAACTGCTAGAAATGAAAGTCATCCGCAGTATAATCCTAAATTATATATTGATATATTAGAACAATTAAATTTACTATATTTTCAAGAAAAACAATATTTAAAAGCTTTTGAAATTAAACAAAAAAGATTACAAATTAAACAACAATATGGATTTACAGCATTTATTGGTGCATCATATTTAAATCCACAACGCAAAGTTATTAAATCTGAAAATTCTGATATTGAAAATATCGGCACAATTGCTCAAGAAATTTCTGCTTCTGGGAGAGAACAAGATGTTAAACGATTGCGTGGCAGAATTGCGGGAAATGAACATAAATTAACTGTAATTCATGGACAGTCTGGAGTCGGTAAAAGTTCCATTTTACAAGGTGGTTTAATTCCTGCACTGCAACAAGAACCAATTGGAGAACGTGACGCTTTACCTATACTTTTACGGGTTTATACAAATTGGGTGGAAAATTTAGGACAAAATTTAAAAATTGAAACAAATGAATATTCAAGAGATACAATTATTCAACAATTGCGAAAAAATGAAACCAGAAATTTATTAACGGTTTTGATATTTGACCAATTTGAAGAATTTTTCTTTGTTTATACTGACCAAAAACAAAGAAGACAATTTTATGATTTTTTACGAATCTGTTTAGATATTCCTTTTGTGAAAATTGTCCTTTCCTTACGAGAAGATTATTTACATTATCTATTAGAATTAGACCGTTTAGTTAATTTGACAGTTACTAACAATAACATTCTTGATAAAAACATTCGTTATTATTTGGGTAATTTCTCACCCGCAGATGCTAAAGCTGTGATTAAAAGTCTCACAGCAAAAATAAACTTTTATTTACAACCAGAATTAATTGATGAATTAGTTAAAGATTTAGCCGGAGATATTGGAGAAGTTAGACCAATTGAATTGCAAATAGTCGGGACACAATTACAATCAGAACAAATTAAAACTTTAGAAAAATATCAAGAATTTGGCAAAGAAAAATTAGTTGAGAAGTTTTTAGAAGATGTTATTAAAGACTGTGGTGCAGAAAATGAACAAACAGCGCGACTGGTTTTATATTTACTTACCGATGAAAATGGGACAAGACCTTTAAAAACTCGTGCTGAATTAGTAGAACAGTTAGCAGCAGGAATTAAAAACCTGGATTTAGTTTTAAATATTTTCGTTGCGTCTGGTTTGGTGTTACTCTTACCAGAATCACCTGCGGATAGATATCAATTAGTGCATGATTATTTAGTTGAGTTTATTCGTCAACAACAAGAACCGAAGCTAAAAGAGGTCTTGGAAGAGTTAGAAAGGGAGAGAAAGCAAAGAAAACTAGCTGAAGAAGAGTTACAACAAGCACTAGAAAGAGAACTGAAAAGAGAAAAGAAGCAGCGTCAACAGGCTGAAGAGGAACTAAAGAAAGCTGAGGAAGCAAAAAGAATTTTAGCAGAGGCTAATAAAAAAGCCACACAAAGAATTCGGATTGGTTCAGGAGTCCTATTTATAGCCATTGTTTTAGTTGGAATAGCTACCGTGCTAGTAATCCAAACGTATCACGTCAGAAACATAATTTATTTGTAA
- a CDS encoding C40 family peptidase: MSINLPIPHSPTAEYHCKTNLNLYDSPECVRLVTQAAIGRHLKITSNHQDKAIEVCLCEDDYPGWLSFQDLQFLQPTETKYQPQLLSATEIQQQIPAIIAFTQAAKQQDNYYLWGGTVAPNYDCSGLMQAAFKSVGVWLPRDAYQQEAFTQLVDINELQLGDLIFFGTPQKATHVGLYLGDGCYIHSSGKEQGRNGIGIDQLSGQGDKVSQAYYQQLRGAGRVVKSYVGNS, encoded by the coding sequence ATGTCAATAAACTTACCAATTCCCCATTCCCCAACGGCAGAATATCACTGTAAAACTAACCTTAATTTATATGATTCTCCTGAATGTGTCCGCTTGGTAACTCAAGCCGCAATAGGAAGACATTTAAAAATCACATCTAACCATCAAGATAAAGCAATAGAAGTTTGTTTATGTGAAGATGACTATCCGGGATGGTTATCTTTTCAAGATTTGCAATTTCTCCAACCCACAGAAACAAAATATCAACCTCAATTATTATCAGCCACAGAAATTCAACAACAAATACCCGCAATTATCGCCTTTACTCAAGCCGCAAAACAACAAGATAATTATTACCTTTGGGGTGGAACAGTTGCACCTAATTATGATTGTTCTGGTTTAATGCAAGCAGCTTTTAAATCTGTGGGTGTGTGGCTACCAAGAGATGCCTATCAACAAGAAGCTTTTACACAATTAGTTGATATTAATGAATTACAACTAGGGGATTTAATCTTTTTTGGCACTCCCCAAAAAGCTACTCATGTAGGATTATATTTAGGTGATGGTTGCTATATTCACAGTTCAGGAAAAGAACAAGGACGCAATGGAATTGGTATTGATCAACTTTCAGGACAAGGTGATAAAGTTAGTCAGGCTTATTATCAACAACTTCGCGGTGCTGGTAGAGTTGTGAAAAGTTATGTTGGTAATTCCTAA
- a CDS encoding glycoside hydrolase family 15 protein, translating to MKTPTALSTRLDSYYQQIKTIILTRQNPITGLLPASTAITAHGDYTDAWVRDNVYSILAVWGLALAYRKLDKDDGRTYELQHSVIKLMRGLLFAMMRQAHKVEKFKHTQSLLDGLHAKYNTATGDSVVGDDEWGHLQLDATSIFLLMLAQMTAGGLSIIYTVDEVNFVQNLVYYIGRAYRTPDFGIWERGNKINHGSAELNASSVGMAKAALEAINGLNLFGIHGSQTSVIHVLPDEIARARITLESLLPRESGSKEVDAALLSIISYPAFAVEDVQLRERTFKKIITKLAGKYGCKRFLRDGHQTVLEDTQRLHYEPGELKQFEDIECEWPLFFTYLVLDGIFRGEQEQVKQYQQLLESLLVESEGLGLLPELYYVPAKNVEAEKLAPQTQPRLPNENIPLVWAQSLYLLGQMLSEGLIAIGEIDPLGRHLCINKKREALIQIALLAEDEELQAKLEVHGIETQTPTQVEPIQVRKAEDLSHIYTQIGRNDKLGLTGRPVRRLRSLTTSRIFKICGETVVFLPSFLDSQQFYLTLDYHFLVDQLRSELAYIQKYWSDLGRPTLTLMLTHTMLEIGSQALLELMQELKDGVCNGVQVKLGRINQLMLTAGMQTIDFLPNAEFSQLPLKNAGIRCYYLAYNPAKNWRLGHTQEFQMECETNLNSLLVYLRSSENIYEQIELLQTLKRLQGLEFDTGYGGPGRPVTVADLLDEVYTKAGDLGIWAVVRRAAGLRQMVDIGLSDAVTSIVVRGKQIAVGRAYSEASLMVVPMSHHEIAEKINNFCREDIRDRVLTQEILIYLGILIKSEPELFQGLLTLRVGYLILLITSELAQELHVTQDEAYDYLMQLSPFEVKIRLYKVLTGYSGVSGLLRQQESLHVKQKESDIAWVVSPAISEEIASNSENWRRFRQAEGALNRVPKNFFKQVWLLMEHCKGLVIGDKLERRNRLDSEVMLSEMTSGERNFALLVEHLLNKIEAPEYRQVNVEALMELAAIVANNPSLQIEEYIVLDVLVGHAVRLAWLENYPHRSHHYDEDKGLAWPHFYNTSPQDSANYILKAFRFLIEFGEDA from the coding sequence ATGAAAACACCGACAGCATTGTCAACTCGTCTGGATAGTTACTACCAGCAAATTAAGACGATTATTCTAACTCGTCAAAATCCCATCACAGGTTTGCTTCCTGCGAGTACAGCAATTACCGCTCATGGTGATTATACTGATGCTTGGGTAAGAGATAATGTTTACAGTATTTTAGCAGTTTGGGGTTTAGCTCTTGCCTATCGTAAACTAGACAAGGATGATGGACGCACCTACGAACTTCAGCATAGTGTAATCAAGCTAATGCGTGGCCTACTGTTTGCCATGATGCGACAAGCACATAAAGTAGAAAAGTTTAAACATACTCAATCTTTATTAGATGGACTACACGCTAAATATAATACAGCCACTGGTGACAGTGTAGTGGGTGATGACGAATGGGGACATTTACAACTTGATGCTACATCAATATTTTTACTGATGTTGGCGCAAATGACCGCAGGGGGATTATCAATTATTTATACAGTTGATGAAGTTAACTTTGTCCAAAATTTAGTTTATTATATTGGCCGAGCTTACCGCACTCCAGACTTTGGCATTTGGGAAAGAGGAAATAAAATTAATCATGGTAGTGCAGAATTAAATGCTAGTTCCGTAGGAATGGCTAAAGCAGCTTTAGAAGCTATCAACGGACTCAATCTTTTTGGTATACATGGAAGTCAAACTTCAGTCATTCATGTACTACCCGATGAAATTGCTAGAGCCAGAATTACCTTAGAATCTTTATTACCACGAGAATCAGGTTCTAAAGAAGTTGATGCAGCGCTTTTAAGTATTATTAGTTATCCCGCTTTTGCAGTGGAAGATGTGCAATTGCGAGAACGGACTTTTAAGAAAATTATCACCAAACTCGCAGGTAAATACGGTTGTAAACGCTTTTTGCGAGATGGACATCAAACCGTTTTAGAAGACACTCAACGCTTACATTATGAACCAGGGGAATTAAAGCAATTTGAAGATATTGAATGTGAATGGCCGTTATTTTTCACATATTTAGTTCTGGATGGGATATTTCGCGGTGAACAAGAACAAGTTAAACAATATCAACAACTATTAGAATCATTACTTGTAGAAAGTGAAGGACTAGGGTTATTACCTGAACTTTATTATGTCCCTGCTAAAAACGTCGAAGCCGAAAAATTAGCGCCACAAACTCAACCCCGTTTACCTAACGAAAATATCCCTTTAGTTTGGGCGCAAAGTTTATACTTACTTGGTCAAATGTTAAGTGAAGGATTAATAGCAATTGGCGAAATTGACCCTTTAGGTAGACATTTGTGTATAAACAAAAAACGTGAAGCCTTAATACAAATTGCTTTATTAGCAGAAGACGAAGAATTACAAGCAAAACTAGAAGTTCACGGAATTGAAACCCAAACTCCTACCCAAGTTGAACCAATTCAAGTGAGGAAAGCTGAGGATCTTTCTCATATTTATACGCAAATTGGGCGTAATGATAAATTAGGTTTAACTGGCCGTCCAGTCCGGCGGTTGCGGAGTTTAACAACATCAAGAATTTTTAAAATTTGTGGTGAAACAGTTGTATTTTTGCCATCTTTCCTAGATTCTCAGCAGTTTTATTTAACTCTTGATTACCATTTTCTGGTAGATCAACTGAGAAGTGAATTAGCTTATATTCAAAAATATTGGAGTGATTTAGGTCGTCCGACTTTGACTTTAATGTTAACTCACACCATGTTAGAAATCGGTTCCCAAGCATTATTAGAATTAATGCAAGAACTAAAAGATGGTGTTTGTAATGGTGTCCAGGTAAAATTAGGGCGAATAAATCAGTTGATGCTGACAGCAGGAATGCAAACAATTGATTTTCTTCCCAATGCTGAATTTTCCCAATTACCATTAAAAAATGCCGGGATACGTTGCTATTATCTAGCTTATAATCCGGCGAAAAATTGGCGGTTAGGACACACCCAAGAATTCCAAATGGAATGTGAAACTAACCTGAATTCATTGTTAGTTTATTTGCGGTCATCAGAAAATATTTATGAACAAATAGAGTTATTACAAACTTTAAAACGGTTACAGGGTTTAGAATTTGATACAGGATATGGTGGACCTGGAAGACCTGTAACAGTAGCAGATTTATTGGATGAAGTTTACACCAAAGCCGGAGATTTAGGTATTTGGGCGGTGGTGCGTCGCGCTGCGGGTTTACGCCAAATGGTGGATATTGGCTTGTCAGATGCAGTCACAAGTATAGTGGTACGAGGTAAGCAAATTGCTGTAGGTAGGGCTTACAGTGAGGCTTCTCTGATGGTTGTACCCATGTCTCACCATGAAATTGCGGAAAAAATCAATAACTTCTGTCGTGAGGATATCCGCGATCGCGTTTTGACCCAAGAGATTTTGATTTATTTGGGTATATTAATCAAATCAGAACCAGAATTATTTCAAGGACTGCTAACACTAAGAGTTGGTTATTTGATTCTCTTAATTACCAGCGAACTAGCTCAAGAACTGCACGTTACTCAAGATGAAGCCTACGATTACTTAATGCAACTTTCGCCATTTGAAGTAAAAATCCGCTTGTATAAAGTCTTAACTGGTTATAGTGGCGTAAGTGGTTTATTACGTCAACAAGAATCACTTCACGTCAAACAAAAAGAAAGTGATATCGCTTGGGTAGTTTCACCTGCAATTAGCGAAGAAATTGCCAGTAATTCCGAAAATTGGCGGAGATTTCGCCAAGCAGAAGGCGCACTGAATCGAGTTCCCAAAAACTTTTTTAAACAAGTTTGGCTATTAATGGAACATTGTAAAGGTCTAGTAATTGGCGATAAATTAGAACGACGCAATCGTTTAGATAGTGAAGTAATGCTTTCAGAAATGACATCAGGAGAAAGAAATTTTGCTTTGCTAGTTGAACATTTGCTGAATAAAATTGAAGCCCCAGAATATCGCCAAGTTAATGTAGAAGCATTGATGGAATTAGCCGCAATAGTCGCTAATAACCCCAGCTTGCAAATTGAAGAATATATAGTTTTAGATGTGTTAGTAGGTCACGCAGTGCGGTTAGCATGGCTAGAAAATTATCCCCATCGCAGTCATCATTATGATGAAGATAAAGGTTTAGCATGGCCACATTTTTACAACACTTCTCCTCAAGATTCCGCTAATTATATTTTGAAGGCGTTTAGATTTTTGATAGAGTTTGGAGAAGATGCTTAA
- a CDS encoding acyltransferase → MKLKHIDALRGIAVLLVILVHTSQSIPGISLPLRYFSKYGQMGVQLFFVISAYTLCLSMERHQGEYFKLLNYAIRRFLRIAPLYYTAIFFYMLWSSTKMYIYLGNLTIDSKYNFMNLLTNFLFLHGFYSPANNNIVPGGWSIGTEMSFYVIFPFIFMLFNKITRRKTVLYLMLPLIMLLINIIFQFWFQITTGFSADNHAFIYNNLINQLPVFFLGITLFFIDKNQLIKYLNWQLDLIIFIFFTAISMILMFQPHFPCRGAIMPFLSGLSFVFLYNFSSKKNFLNHQALMNLGRVSFSVYIFHFLFAWDLSRMIYDYLKSFLPKDILLVMCFIITTILTYKIAVITENLIEKRGINLGNLLIEKIKNKSVS, encoded by the coding sequence ATGAAACTCAAACATATTGATGCTTTAAGAGGAATTGCTGTCCTATTAGTTATTTTGGTTCATACTAGCCAAAGCATTCCTGGAATATCATTACCATTACGATATTTTTCCAAATATGGACAAATGGGTGTGCAGTTGTTTTTCGTTATTTCTGCTTATACCTTGTGTCTTTCTATGGAAAGACATCAAGGAGAGTACTTTAAATTGCTAAATTATGCTATTCGTAGATTTTTGAGAATAGCACCGCTGTATTACACAGCAATATTTTTTTATATGCTGTGGAGTAGCACCAAGATGTATATTTATTTGGGAAATTTAACAATAGACAGTAAATATAATTTCATGAATCTTTTGACTAATTTCTTATTTTTACATGGATTTTATTCGCCAGCCAATAATAATATTGTTCCTGGTGGTTGGTCTATTGGTACAGAAATGTCATTTTATGTAATTTTCCCCTTTATATTTATGTTATTTAATAAAATCACGCGAAGAAAAACTGTTTTATATCTAATGTTGCCATTAATAATGCTATTGATAAATATTATTTTTCAATTTTGGTTTCAAATAACCACTGGATTTTCGGCTGATAATCATGCATTCATTTACAATAATCTTATTAATCAATTACCCGTTTTCTTTTTAGGTATCACTTTATTTTTTATAGATAAAAATCAATTAATAAAATATTTAAATTGGCAGCTTGATCTGATTATTTTTATTTTCTTCACTGCTATTTCCATGATCTTAATGTTTCAGCCACATTTCCCCTGTCGAGGCGCTATTATGCCATTTTTATCGGGATTGTCTTTTGTTTTTTTATATAATTTCTCTTCAAAAAAGAATTTTCTCAATCATCAAGCTTTGATGAATTTAGGTAGAGTATCTTTTTCTGTATACATATTCCATTTCTTATTTGCATGGGATCTATCTAGAATGATATACGATTATTTAAAGTCTTTTTTGCCCAAAGATATATTATTAGTTATGTGTTTTATAATCACAACTATTTTAACGTATAAGATTGCTGTAATTACAGAAAATCTCATTGAAAAAAGAGGAATAAATCTAGGAAATTTATTGATAGAAAAAATCAAAAATAAATCAGTTTCATAA
- a CDS encoding serine hydrolase produces MVFFNKDEQLEHLGNEILEATWSQFDSLAHNQIALTWVVYDPPVPVNTGGALTPDAFWNHPVRGFSYRGGERIYPASVVKLFYLVAVHEWLEKGMSNTSKELERALRDMIVDSSNDATSLIVDILSGTTSGSELPAGPFETWKYQRNIINRYYQSLGWEEMGTINVCQKTWGDGPYGRERAFYGEMFENRNMLTTNATARLLHSIVGGVAVSSVRSQSMMSLLKRSINPDELPQDVEEDQVTGFLGSGLPENSQIWSKAGWTSTVRHDAAYIELPDQRPYLLVIFTEGKAQAKSREILPFVSGKIAEAVSNL; encoded by the coding sequence ATGGTTTTTTTTAATAAAGACGAACAACTAGAACATCTCGGTAATGAAATTTTAGAAGCAACTTGGTCTCAATTTGATAGTCTAGCCCATAATCAAATAGCTTTAACTTGGGTTGTTTATGATCCTCCAGTACCTGTAAATACAGGAGGTGCGTTGACTCCTGACGCTTTTTGGAATCATCCTGTGCGGGGATTTAGTTATCGTGGTGGAGAACGCATTTATCCCGCTAGTGTTGTGAAGTTGTTTTATTTGGTAGCAGTTCATGAATGGTTAGAAAAAGGAATGAGTAACACTTCCAAGGAATTGGAACGCGCCTTGCGGGATATGATTGTTGACTCTAGTAATGATGCTACCAGTTTAATTGTCGATATTCTCAGCGGTACTACTTCTGGTTCTGAGTTACCCGCTGGACCTTTTGAAACTTGGAAATATCAACGCAATATTATTAATCGCTATTATCAATCCTTGGGGTGGGAGGAAATGGGGACGATTAATGTTTGTCAAAAAACTTGGGGTGATGGCCCCTATGGAAGAGAAAGGGCGTTTTATGGAGAGATGTTTGAAAATCGGAATATGCTGACTACCAATGCTACTGCTAGGTTATTGCATAGTATCGTGGGTGGGGTAGCGGTGTCGAGTGTGCGATCGCAATCCATGATGTCTTTACTCAAACGCAGTATTAACCCTGATGAGTTACCCCAAGATGTAGAAGAAGACCAAGTTACAGGCTTCTTAGGCAGTGGATTACCGGAAAATAGTCAGATTTGGTCAAAAGCCGGTTGGACAAGCACAGTCCGCCATGATGCGGCTTATATTGAATTACCAGATCAACGTCCTTATCTGTTAGTGATATTTACGGAAGGGAAAGCACAAGCCAAAAGCCGGGAAATTTTACCGTTTGTTTCTGGGAAAATTGCGGAAGCGGTTAGTAATTTATAA
- a CDS encoding ATP-binding protein, which yields MTLDLKRFYQACNPNKTLDKSKAEDEQYYIDFSEVRGAEIIRELKRTITLLSPESPTCQLFTGHIGCGKSTELLRLKAELQEQGFHVVYFESSQSLDLADIDITDILLAIAREVSQSLESAGIKLKPGYFQNLFTEIAELLQTPLDIGVEAELSVGIGKITAKTKDSPKLRSQLRQYLEPRTNGILESINKELLIPAQERLKKQGKSGLVVIIDNLDRVDNALKPNGQYQPEYLFVERGEQLNKLNCHVVYTIPLVLIFSNALGRLTNRFGVDPKVLPMVAIKQRNGTDYQIGITLLKEMIMKRAFPSVNWEQSQNLITKVFDSPETLERLCKVSGGHLRNLLMLLFRCLQIEDIPISRKCVETVIRKRCNELNLGITPDEWELLREVWKTKTYRGEEQYDILLRSMFVFEYRDEDGSWFDINPILIESKELM from the coding sequence ATGACACTGGATTTAAAAAGATTTTATCAAGCTTGCAATCCTAACAAAACTCTTGATAAAAGCAAAGCTGAAGATGAACAATACTATATTGATTTTTCTGAGGTGCGAGGTGCAGAAATCATTAGAGAATTAAAACGCACTATTACTTTACTTTCTCCAGAATCACCAACTTGTCAATTATTTACAGGACATATTGGTTGTGGTAAATCCACAGAATTGCTAAGATTAAAAGCAGAATTACAAGAACAGGGATTTCATGTAGTTTATTTTGAATCTAGTCAAAGTTTAGATTTAGCTGATATTGATATTACAGATATTTTACTAGCAATTGCCCGTGAAGTTAGTCAAAGTTTAGAATCAGCAGGAATTAAACTCAAACCAGGATATTTTCAAAATCTATTTACAGAAATAGCTGAACTTTTACAAACCCCTTTAGATATTGGTGTCGAAGCAGAATTATCTGTAGGTATTGGCAAAATTACCGCTAAAACTAAAGATAGTCCCAAACTGCGTAGTCAACTCCGACAATATTTAGAACCCCGCACCAATGGCATTTTAGAATCAATTAATAAAGAATTACTCATCCCTGCACAAGAAAGACTCAAAAAACAAGGTAAATCAGGTTTAGTAGTTATCATTGATAACCTCGATAGAGTAGATAATGCACTGAAACCAAATGGTCAATATCAACCAGAATACCTATTTGTAGAACGTGGTGAACAGTTAAACAAATTAAACTGTCATGTTGTTTATACAATTCCCCTAGTTCTCATATTTTCTAATGCATTAGGTAGATTAACAAATCGCTTTGGCGTAGATCCTAAAGTCTTACCAATGGTAGCTATTAAACAGAGAAATGGCACAGATTATCAAATAGGAATTACATTACTAAAAGAAATGATAATGAAGAGAGCTTTTCCTAGTGTAAATTGGGAACAAAGTCAAAATTTAATTACAAAAGTTTTTGATAGTCCTGAAACATTAGAACGACTTTGTAAAGTTAGCGGTGGTCATTTGCGTAACCTATTAATGTTATTATTTCGTTGTCTACAAATAGAAGATATACCAATTTCTCGAAAATGTGTAGAAACCGTCATCAGAAAACGTTGTAATGAGTTAAATTTAGGAATTACACCTGATGAATGGGAGTTATTAAGAGAAGTATGGAAAACAAAAACCTATCGAGGTGAAGAACAATATGATATCTTACTCCGCAGTATGTTTGTATTTGAATATCGAGACGAAGATGGTTCTTGGTTTGATATTAATCCAATTTTGATAGAATCAAAAGAATTAATGTAA
- a CDS encoding type II toxin-antitoxin system PemK/MazF family toxin, with the protein MRRGEVYDARLEMTEGSEQGGTRPVIIVSRDVINLSSPVVLAVPCTTYQDGKRVYPTQVLILAPDGGLRKDSIAMADQVRVLSKTRFLRLRGVLSDVVMAHLAQALLIALDLPG; encoded by the coding sequence ATGAGAAGGGGTGAAGTGTATGATGCGCGTCTGGAAATGACTGAAGGTTCAGAACAGGGAGGAACTCGCCCGGTAATTATTGTCAGTCGTGACGTGATTAATCTATCTAGCCCAGTGGTTTTAGCAGTACCCTGTACTACATATCAAGACGGGAAGCGAGTTTACCCCACTCAAGTTTTAATTTTAGCACCAGATGGCGGACTGAGGAAAGACTCGATTGCAATGGCGGATCAGGTGCGGGTATTGTCTAAAACCCGCTTTTTGCGTTTAAGAGGGGTACTTTCTGATGTGGTAATGGCGCATTTGGCACAGGCTTTGTTGATTGCTTTAGATTTACCGGGGTGA
- a CDS encoding ribbon-helix-helix domain-containing protein has translation MKAETIRTTLTIPKELLEATDKAVLEGKAKSRNDFVVQALKRELAAQKRAEIDAALAEMAKDPDYQTEVLKMEAEFATAQWEALQLGESPR, from the coding sequence ATGAAAGCAGAAACCATCCGCACAACGTTAACAATTCCGAAAGAACTGCTAGAAGCTACAGATAAAGCAGTGTTAGAGGGAAAAGCCAAAAGTAGGAATGATTTTGTTGTGCAAGCTTTGAAGCGGGAATTAGCAGCACAAAAAAGAGCGGAAATTGATGCTGCTTTGGCGGAAATGGCAAAAGACCCAGATTATCAGACAGAAGTGTTAAAAATGGAGGCAGAATTTGCTACGGCGCAATGGGAGGCGTTGCAGTTAGGGGAATCTCCAAGATGA